One stretch of Arachis duranensis cultivar V14167 chromosome 1, aradu.V14167.gnm2.J7QH, whole genome shotgun sequence DNA includes these proteins:
- the LOC107474654 gene encoding senescence associated gene 20 yields LTLYIINSFSQNYPSELANSESKACLGQLEERNKRVVRDFYKALTSKDTQTLHGLVAQDLEWWFHGPPCHRHHLVPWLTGSSPSPPSSVPDLIVGFGSVVVAEGYDETNLIWWVHAWTVNENGVITQVREYVNTALTVTQLGVATSPSQAVQNASKCFSIWKSTLSDESVPGLILTI; encoded by the coding sequence TTAACACTATATATAATTAACTCTTTTTCCCAAAATTACCCTTCGGAGCTGGCAAACTCAGAGTCAAAGGCATGCCTAGGGCAATTAGaggaaagaaacaaaagagTGGTGAGGGACTTCTACAAAGCCTTAACCTCCAAAGACACACAAACACTTCATGGCCTTGTGGCTCAGGACTTGGAGTGGTGGTTCCATGGACCACCATGCCATCGCCACCACTTGGTTCCATGGTTGACTGGATCCTCACCATCACCGCCGTCTTCGGTTCCTGATCTCATCGTAGGGTTCGGCTCAGTTGTTGTGGCCGAAGGGTACGACGAGACCAATTTAATTTGGTGGGTGCATGCATGGACCGTTAATGAAAATGGTGTCATCACTCAAGTTAGAGAATATGTGAACACTGCCCTAACCGTGACTCAACTTGGTGTTGCCACGTCACCATCACAGGCAGTGCAAAATGCCTCTAAATGCTTTAGCATTTGGAAAAGCACTCTTTCAGATGAGTCCGTACCTGGACTCATTCTAACAATTTAG